A stretch of Lactuca sativa cultivar Salinas chromosome 6, Lsat_Salinas_v11, whole genome shotgun sequence DNA encodes these proteins:
- the LOC111901167 gene encoding protein phosphatase 2C 29, with protein sequence MGGGFSQLLPCFNPAEKRRTESPELIFTATDPLDETLGHSFCYVRSSARFLSPSHSDHFVSPSQSLRFSPSHESSSTRSRQPYGVSETGFKAISGASVSANTSTPRTVLQLENIYDDATDSVGGGVKSSIVNGFESTSSFSALPLQPLPRGDSARAASGQMERAFFMSGPIERGALSGPLDSNLGSDSNNGIPFSAPLNGGMYVKKKRRKSIPGIRKAFNRNFPRPWVVPVRSFVGGRKEAPAGGGGGEESERKNENDVQWALMKAGEDRVHVVVSEEHGWLFVGIYDGFNGPDAPEFLMGNLYKAMYKELEGLFWDLEDEPPAQDQSSPPQLQQVESTDINSIPVKKVSFQPGEELATRRRRLWEYLAEEEPEDGLDLSGSERFAFSVDDALSISKTSSTVGRRSLLLSRWRNGFGKHKEGSKLFAWKFGLDAKEQKEVENRTEETCNVIKSGRKKKSGPVDHELVLKAMSRALEVTELAYLDMTDKVMDQYPELALMGSCLLAVLMRDEDVYVMNLGDSRAIVAQHDEIEEVGSSHTEDNVVKESIEVPIEDSRLTALQLSTDHSTSIEEEVTRIKNEHPDDSNCIVNDRVKGRLKVTRAFGAGSLKKAKWNDSLLEMFRNDYIGNAPYISCVPSVRHHQLCQRDQFVVLSSDGLYQYFSNQEVVSHVHNFIHKFPDGDPAQHLIEELLLRAANKAGMDLHELLDIPQGDRRKYHDDVTVMVISLEGRIWKSSGKYL encoded by the exons ATGGGAGGAGGATTCTCGCAGCTCCTCCCCTGCTTCAATCCGGCAGAGAAACGGCGGACTGAATCACCGGAGCTGATTTTCACGGCTACCGACCCTTTAGACGAAACCCTAGGTCACTCCTTTTGTTATGTTCGTTCATCAGCTCGGTTCCTCTCTCCTTCTCACTCCGATCATTTTGTTTCTCCTTCGCAATCTCTGCGATTCTCTCCGTCGCACGAATCTTCCTCGACGAGGTCGCGGCAACCGTACGGCGTGTCGGAGACTGGTTTCAAAGCGATTTCAGGTGCCTCGGTAAGTGCGAATACCTCCACTCCCCGGACTGTCCTTCAGTTAGAGAATATTTACGATGATGCCACTGATTCTGTTGGTGGCGGGGTCAAGTCTAGTATAGTCAATGGATTTGAAAGTACGTCTTCGTTTAGTGCGCTTCCGTTGCAACCTCTGCCACGAGGAGACTCTGCGAGGGCGGCGTCCGGTCAAATGGAGAGAGCATTCTTCATGTCTGGTCCGATCGAGCGCGGGGCTCTATCCGGTCCGTTAGATTCAAACCTCGGCTCGGATTCTAACAATGGTATCCCGTTCTCCGCGCCGCTCAATGGTGGCATGTACGTCAAAAAGAAGAGAAGGAAATCCATTCCTGGGATCCGGAAGGCGTTCAATCGGAACTTCCCTCGGCCTTGGGTAGTTCCCGTACGGAGCTTCGTCGGAGGCCGGAAGGAAGCTCCGGCAGGTGGTGGGGGAGGAGAAGAATCGGAGAGGAAGAACGAGAACGACGTTCAGTGGGCTTTGATGAAAGCGGGGGAGGATCGGGTGCACGTCGTCGTATCAGAAGAACACGGGTGGCTATTTGTTGGCATTTATGACGGATTCAACGGTCCTGATGCTCCGGAATTCCTGATGGGAAATTTATATAAAGCCATGTATAAAGAGCTCGAAGGTTTGTTTTGGGATTTAGAAGATGAACCTCCCGCTCAAGATCAATCTTCTCCACCACAACTACAACAAGTAGAATCAACAGATATAAATTCAATTCCTGTAAAGAAGGTTTCATTTCAACCTGGAGAAGAACTAGCAACCAGAAGGAGAAGATTATGGGAATACCTTGCGGAAGAAGAACCTGAAGATGGACTCGATCTTTCTGGTTCTGAAAGGTTTGCATTTTCAGTCGATGATGCACTCAGTATAAGCAAAACCAGCTCCACAGTTGGTCGCAGGTCTTTATTGTTGTCCAGATGGAGAAACGGGTTTGGTAAACATAAGGAAGGCAGTAAATTATTTGCTTGGAAATTCGGGTTGGATGCCAAAGAGCAAAAAGAAGTGGAAAACAGAACAGAGGAGACATGTAATGTTATTAAAAGTGGTAGGAAGAAGAAATCTGGTCCAGTAGACCATGAGTTAGTCTTGAAAGCAATGTCAAGAGCTTTGGAAGTAACAGAGCTTGCATATCTGGATATGACTGATAAGGTCATGGATCAATATCCCGAGCTTGCTCTTATGGGTTCCTGCTTATTGGCTGTGTTGATGAGAGATGAAGATGTGTATGTAATGAATTTAGGAGATAGTCGTGCCATTGTTGCACAACATGATGAAATTGAAGAAGTTGGTTCATCTCACACAGAGGATAATGTAGTTAAGGAATCCATAGAAGTTCCTATTGAAGATTCGAGGTTGACAGCTTTGCAACTTTCTACCGATCATAGCACAAGCATCGAAGAA GAAGTTACTAGAATCAAGAATGAGCATCCGGATGACAGTAATTGTATTGTGAATGATAGAGTGAAAGGTCGTCTTAAAGTAACTCGTGCTTTTGGGGCTGGATCCCTTAAAAAG GCGAAATGGAACGACTCGTTATTGGAGATGTTTCGCAACGATTATATCGGAAACGCACCGTACATATCTTGCGTGCCTTCTGTAAGACACCATCAACTGTGTCAAAGAGACCAATTTGTGGTTCTTTCATCAGATGGATTGTATCAATATTTTAGCAACCAAGAAGTCGTTTCTCATGTCCACAATTTCATCCACAAGTTTCCAGATGGTGACCCCGCCCAACACCTCATAGAGGAGCTTCTTCTACGCGCCGCCAACAAAGCCG GGATGGATTTGCATGAACTGTTGGACATCCCACAAGGTGACAGGAGGAAGTACCATGATGATGTAACAGTCATGGTCATTTCTCTCGAAGGCCGAATTTGGAAATCATCAGGAAAATACCtctaa